One window from the genome of Acuticoccus sp. I52.16.1 encodes:
- a CDS encoding SH3 domain-containing protein, whose translation MKPIRFTIASLALILAVVAGAAPPAHAAGPTEMGPSGLPLPRFVSLSANKVNVRVGPSRSYKIKWTFNKRGLPVEIVREYGNWRRVRDVDGEDGWIHRSLLSGKRTALVAPWSETETIPLLETASAASSPVAYLEPFVLADVERCDGSWCSISGQNWHGLVPQRTLWGVYPTEKVD comes from the coding sequence ATGAAGCCGATCCGATTTACGATTGCCTCCCTGGCACTGATCCTGGCCGTTGTCGCCGGTGCCGCGCCGCCGGCCCATGCCGCCGGGCCGACCGAGATGGGGCCGAGCGGCCTGCCGCTGCCACGATTCGTGAGCCTTTCCGCCAACAAGGTGAACGTGCGCGTGGGCCCGTCGCGGTCATATAAGATCAAGTGGACCTTCAACAAACGCGGACTGCCGGTGGAGATCGTGCGCGAGTACGGCAACTGGCGACGCGTGCGCGACGTCGACGGCGAGGACGGGTGGATCCACCGCTCGCTGCTCTCCGGCAAGCGCACCGCGCTCGTCGCGCCGTGGTCCGAGACCGAGACGATCCCGCTGCTGGAGACGGCGAGCGCGGCCTCTTCGCCGGTGGCCTACCTGGAACCCTTCGTGCTGGCGGACGTCGAGCGGTGCGACGGGTCGTGGTGCTCGATCTCGGGTCAGAACTGGCATGGCCTGGTGCCGCAACGCACCCTGTGGGGCGTCTATCCCACCGAGAAGGTCGACTGA